From a region of the Eulemur rufifrons isolate Redbay chromosome 7, OSU_ERuf_1, whole genome shotgun sequence genome:
- the BCL6 gene encoding B-cell lymphoma 6 protein, which yields MASPADSCIQFTRHASDVLLNLNRLRSRDILTDVVIVVSREQFRAHKTVLMACSGLFYSIFTDQLKCNLNVINLDPEINPEGFCILLDFMYTSRLNLREGNIMAVMATAMYLQMEHVVDTCRKFIKASEAEMVPAIKPPREEFLNSRMLMPQDIMAYRGREVVENNLPLRNTPGCESRAFAPSLYSGLSTPPASYPMYSHLPVSSFLFSDEELRDVRMPVANPFPKERALPCDNARPVPGEYSRPAMEVSPGVCHSNIYSPKETVPEEARNDMHYSVAEGPKPAAPSVRNAPYFPCDKASKEEERPSSEDEIALHFEPPNAPLNRKGLVSPQSPQKSDCQPNSPTESCSSKNACILQTSGSPPAKSPTDPKACNWKKYKFIVLNSLNQNAKPEGPEQAELGRLSPRAYTAPPACQPPLEPENLDLQSPTKLSAGGEDSTIPQASRLNNIVNRSLTGSPRSSSESHSPLYMHPPKCVSCGSQSPQHAEMCLHTAGPTFPEEMGETQSEYSDSSCENGAFFCNECDCRFSEEASLKRHTLQTHSDKPYKCDRCQASFRYKGNLASHKTVHTGEKPYRCNICGAQFNRPANLKTHTRIHSGEKPYKCETCGARFVQVAHLRAHVLIHTGEKPYPCEICGTRFRHLQTLKSHLRIHTGEKPYHCEKCNLHFRHKSQLRLHLRQKHGAITNTKVQYRVSATDLPPELPKAC from the exons ATGGCCTCTCCGGCTGACAGCTGTATCCAGTTCACCCGCCATGCCAGTGACGTTCTTCTCAACCTTAATCGCCTCCGGAGTCGAGACATCTTGACTGATGTTGTCATTGTGGTGAGCCGTGAGCAGTTCAGAGCCCATAAGACAGTCCTCATGGCCTGCAG tGGCCTGTTCTACAGCATCTTTACAGATCAGCTGAAATGCAACCTTAATGTGATCAATCTGGATCCTGAGATCAACCCTGAGGGGTTCTGCATCCTCCTGGACTTTATGTACACATCTCGGCTCAATCTGCGGGAAGGGAACATCATGGCTGTGATGGCCACAGCTATGTACCTGCAAATGGAGCATGTTGTGGACACTTGCAGGAAGTTTATCAAAGCCAG TGAAGCAGAGATGGTTCCTGCCATCAAGCCTCCTCGTGAAGAGTTCTTGAACAGCCGGATGCTGATGCCCCAAGACATTATGGCCTATCGGGGTCGCGAGGTGGTGGAGAACAACCTGCCACTGAGGAACACCCCCGGGTGTGAGAGCAGAGCCTTTGCCCCCAGCCTGTACAGTGGTCTGTCCACACCGCCAGCCTCTTACCCCATGTACAGCCACCTTCCAGTCAGCAGCTTCCTCTTCTCTGACGAGGAGCTGCGGGATGTCCGGATGCCTGTGGCCAACCCCTTCCCCAAGGAGCGGGCCCTCCCCTGCGACAATGCCAGGCCAGTCCCTGGGGAGTACAGCCGGCCGGCCATGGAGGTGTCCCCCGGCGTGTGCCACAGTAACATCTATTCACCTAAGGAGACAGTCCCAGAGGAAGCACGAAATGACATGCACTACAGTGTGGCTGAGGGCCCCAAGCCTGCTGCCCCCTCAGTCCGAAATGCCCCGTACTTCCCCTGTGACAAGGCCAGCAAAGAAGAAGAGAGACCCTCCTCAGAGGATGAGATCGCCCTGCATTTCGAGCCCCCCAATGCACCCCTGAACCGGAAGGGTCTGGTTAGTCCACAGAGCCCCCAGAAATCCGACTGCCAGCCCAACTCGCCCACAGAGTCCTGCAGCAGCAAGAATGCCTGCATCCTCCAGACCTCTGGCTCCCCGCCAGCCAAGAGCCCCACTGACCCCAAAGCCTGCAACTGGAAGAAATACAAGTTCATCGTGCTCAACAGCCTCAACCAGAATGCCAAACCAGAGGGGCCGGAGCAGGCTGAGCTGGGCCGCCTTTCCCCGAGAGCTTACACTGCCCCACCTGCCTGCCAGCCACCCCTGGAGCCTGAGAACCTTGACCTCCAATCCCCAACCAAGCTCAGTGCTGGCGGGGAGGATTCCACCATCCCACAAGCCAGCCGGCTCAATAACATTGTTAACAG GTCCCTGACAGGCTCCCCCCGCAGCAGCAGCGAGAGCCACTCGCCACTCTACATGCACCCCCCCAAGTGCGTGTCCTGCGGCTCTCAGTCCCCGCAGCACGCGGAGATGTGCCTCCACACTGCTGGCCCCACGTTCCCTGAGGAGATGGGAGAGACCCAGTCTGAGTACTCGGATTCCAGCTGTG AGAACGGGGCCTTCTTCTGCAATGAGTGTGACTGCCGCTTCTCTGAGGAGGCCTCACTCAAGAGGCACACGCTGCAGACCCACAGCGACAAACCCTACAAGTGCGACCGCTGCCAGGCCTCCTTCCGCTACAAGGGCAACCTCGCCAGCCACAAGACCGTCCATACCG GTGAGAAACCCTATCGTTGCAACATCTGTGGGGCTCAGTTCAACCGGCCAGCCAACCTGAAAACTCACACTCGAATTCActctggagagaagccctacaaatgCGAAACCTGCGGAGCCAGATTTGTACAG GTGGCCCACCTCCGTGCCCACGTGCTCATCCACACTGGCGAGAAGCCCTATCCCTGCGAAATCTGCGGCACCCGCTTCCGACACCTTCAGACTCTGAAGAGTCACCTGCGAATCCACACGGGAGAGAAACCTTACCAT TGCGAGAAGTGTAACCTGCATTTCCGTCACAAAAGCCAGCTGCGACTTCACTTGCGCCAGAAGCATGGCGCCATCACCAACACCAAGGTGCAATACCGCGTGTCGGCCACTGACCTGCCTCCGGAGCTCCCCAAAGCCTGCTGA